In Choloepus didactylus isolate mChoDid1 chromosome X, mChoDid1.pri, whole genome shotgun sequence, a genomic segment contains:
- the LOC119523458 gene encoding antizyme inhibitor 1-like, with the protein MALVQELGVSPENIIYISPCKQVSQIKYAAKIGVNIMTCDNEIELKKISRNHPNAKVLLHIATEDNSGGEESSMKFGTTLKNCRHLLECAKELDVQIIGVKFHVSSACKISQVYVHALSDARCVFDMAGEFGFKMNILDIGGGFTGTEYQLEEVNHVISPLLDIYFPEGSGIKIISEPGSYYVSSAFTLAVNIIAKKVVQNDKFSSGVGKNGSDEPAFMYYVNDGVYGSFASKLSEDLNTIPEVHKKYKEDEPLFTSSLWGPSCDELDQIVESCLLPELNVGDWLIFDNMGADSFHEPSAFNDFQRPAIYYMMSFSDWYEMQDAGITSDTVMKNFFFVPSCIQLSQEDSFPTDA; encoded by the exons ATGGCTTTAGTGCAAGAATTGGGTGTATCTCCAGAAAACATTATTTATATAAGTCCATGCAAGCAAGTATCTCAGATAAAGTACGCAGCAAAAATTGGAGTGAATATCATGACATGtgacaatgaaattgaattgaagaAAATTTCACGTAATCACCCAAATGCCAA GGTCTTACTACATATTGCAACAGAAGATAATAGTGGAGGTGAAGAGAGTAGCATGAAGTTTGGCACTACACTGAAGAATTGTAGGCATCTCTTGGAATGTGCTAAGGAACTTGATGTCCAAATAATTGGGGTTAAATTTCACGTTTCAAGTGCTTGCAAAATATCTCAAGTATATGTACATGCTCTATCTGATGCACGATGTGTGTTTGACATGGCTGGAGAATTTGGTTTCAAGATGAACATTTTAGACATTGGTGGAGGCTTCACAGGAACTGAATATCAGTTGGAAGAGGTTAATCATGTTATCAGCCCTTTATTGGATATCTACTTTCCTGAAGGATCTGGCATTAAGATAATTTCAGAACCTGGAAGCTACTATGTGTCTTCTGCATTTACACTTGCAGTTAATATCATTGCAAAGAAAGTTGttcaaaatgataaattttcCTCTGGAGTAGGAAAAAATGGAAGTGATGAACCAGCCTTTATGTATTACGTGAATGATGGTGTCTATGGTTCTTTTGCAAGTAAACTGTCAGAGGACTTAAATACCATTCCAGAGGTTCACAAGAAATACAAGGAAGATGAGCCTTTGTTTACAAGCAGCCTTTGGGGTCCATCCTGTGATGAGCTTGATCAGATTGTGGAAAGCTGTCTTCTTCCTGAGCTGAATGTGGGAGATTGGCTTATCTTTGATAATATGGGAGCAGATTCTTTCCATGAGCCATCTGCTTTTAATGATTTTCAGAGACCAGCTATTTATTACATGATGTCATTTAGTGATTGGTATGAGATGCAAGATGCTGGAATTACTTCAGACACAGTGATGAAGAACTTCTTCTTTGTGCCTTCTTGCATTCAACTGAGCCAAGAAGACAGCTTTCCCACTGACGCTTAA